In Rattus rattus isolate New Zealand chromosome 9, Rrattus_CSIRO_v1, whole genome shotgun sequence, a genomic segment contains:
- the Wsb1 gene encoding WD repeat and SOCS box-containing protein 1 isoform X2, translating into MFLKIGSFWKKEKGVFLWNMDKYTMIRRLEGHHHDVVACDFSPDGALLATASYDTRVYVWDPHIGDILMEFGHLFPPPTPIFAGGANDRWVRAVSFSHDGLHVASLADDKMVRFWSIGDDCPVQVAPLSNGLCCAFSTDGSVLAAGTHDGSVYFWATPRQVSSLQHLCRMSIRRVMPTQEIQKLPVPSKMLEFLSYRV; encoded by the exons atgtttttaaaaattggtagtttctggaaaaaagagaaaggg GTTTTCCTTTGGAATATGGATAAATACACCATGATAAGGAGACTGGAAGGGCATCACCATGATGTCGTAGCTTGTGACTTTTCTCCTGATGGAGCATTACTAGCTACTGCATCTTACGATACGCGTGTGTATGTCTGGGACCCACACATTGGAGACATTCTGATGGAGTTTGG GCACCTGTTTCCCCCGCCTACTCCAATATTTGCTGGAGGAGCAAATGACCGATGGGTAAGAGCTGTGTCTTTCAGTCATGATGGACTGCATGTTGCCAGCCTTGCTGATGATAA AATGGTGAGGTTCTGGAGCATTGGTGACGATTGTCCAGTACAAGTTGCACCTTTGAGCAATGGTCTCTGCTGTGCCTTTTCTACTGATGGCAGTGTTTTAGCTGCTGG GACACATGATGGAAGTGTGTATTTTTGGGCCACTCCAAGGCAAGTCTCTAGTCTTCAACATTTATGTCGCATGTCAATCCGAAGAGTGATGCCCACCCAAGAAATCCAGAAACTGCCCGTTCCTTCCAAAATGTTGGAGTTTCTCTCCTACCGGGTTTAG
- the Wsb1 gene encoding WD repeat and SOCS box-containing protein 1 isoform X3, producing the protein MDKYTMIRRLEGHHHDVVACDFSPDGALLATASYDTRVYVWDPHIGDILMEFGHLFPPPTPIFAGGANDRWVRAVSFSHDGLHVASLADDKMVRFWSIGDDCPVQVAPLSNGLCCAFSTDGSVLAAGTHDGSVYFWATPRQVSSLQHLCRMSIRRVMPTQEIQKLPVPSKMLEFLSYRV; encoded by the exons ATGGATAAATACACCATGATAAGGAGACTGGAAGGGCATCACCATGATGTCGTAGCTTGTGACTTTTCTCCTGATGGAGCATTACTAGCTACTGCATCTTACGATACGCGTGTGTATGTCTGGGACCCACACATTGGAGACATTCTGATGGAGTTTGG GCACCTGTTTCCCCCGCCTACTCCAATATTTGCTGGAGGAGCAAATGACCGATGGGTAAGAGCTGTGTCTTTCAGTCATGATGGACTGCATGTTGCCAGCCTTGCTGATGATAA AATGGTGAGGTTCTGGAGCATTGGTGACGATTGTCCAGTACAAGTTGCACCTTTGAGCAATGGTCTCTGCTGTGCCTTTTCTACTGATGGCAGTGTTTTAGCTGCTGG GACACATGATGGAAGTGTGTATTTTTGGGCCACTCCAAGGCAAGTCTCTAGTCTTCAACATTTATGTCGCATGTCAATCCGAAGAGTGATGCCCACCCAAGAAATCCAGAAACTGCCCGTTCCTTCCAAAATGTTGGAGTTTCTCTCCTACCGGGTTTAG